A window from Labrus mixtus chromosome 14, fLabMix1.1, whole genome shotgun sequence encodes these proteins:
- the LOC132988753 gene encoding nucleoprotein TPR-like translates to MQFEDRKTKMGIHAKNEAIESQRQLTYQVMEEIKHILDEKERETKTVDYLRAKTEQQQKDIDSLTSEKDEQYLLIKRLRIQNVHIMEKLKVCRIYDTEEILQLYKVQAEIYKKRETPERRPNEIIDEPQMSKTTNSDKMASKKSMEPKEAIEQVNRKLEVTERLRTDSLLSLLDKNKKIMLGMKLAKEQLEINMADTSQELMRGQRLILQHREQVEDIKHNMNVIINKIKQKQTKIQADVQTREAIVPQIQGKLEKKERKYTFETVKLKLCRILEGSDKLCDMLKEYDLEEDDLRKLELKTETSLVENMKSDPQTHRQDKEVSMKTTQDIEKNLAQIQSERDEMNQLKTKVQAERPNIQRDRQVVEAEMSAMKCTRDDIEREKQELEYKLEITKREIREMEVLKNEIEIKKRYFVKVIQKSKRTTGDLSKLEDETEHDKQDMEKSQEGTEGQRSKWVELNMEHRFDEHGAHFQMADKTKETLQLKENLLEKDSKGTRINDHKVNIDTQGVFPEAGEMGEDTKQGRTDVSEKSQLKWICFQAKKKQREVEQWLEKTMKEKDELEIMKIKIQRQKEEIQLKLEDTITQILTVKEIKACIEKTAAEMKNAQMELLKDQSKMKENKKEVEKLMVKMTSIKAQISKWKLTVSSIRKPSTINPFTLQEPQTETHGDSLRDLTFKIVEERAEDATTNEATTLVINVQQKAEVDKEMTKLKEKEDIIRKQIIYAMENIKEENQEIKRIIMEINDLQSQRPETPTLIQTRNKVERDTGLLIETENKDILKVKNAQEESDEIALKTQDAEKQKQSQQSSEDLQTNTEEKVVRSCKQKTGNDDIQRLRMEIDQTQGLLMTLLNLKLEKKANERKTDKEQVDGESGVEALLQDIKQLQDLLKEVNKILMKNKIPLKEESGNIKMMKIGARKQKKELDQKLEKTLRERDELEIFKIKIKRQADAVEKTLKKIAQLNITIDKVAASTQKKSDDLKMNMIETDVKLKYLVEVKNKIESTKQTLENGHLLLSKERADLKKFKTEIRQQSCRNTALETVDTKGDKKICVRPETNPNKERVIKPIVSKNKAELLDEIMILTSKNKTLQEDNDLKTISLKHKNCEIEELKMERSEHLKQKEDLKKIKMLKQQTEKERENIRIVREHAMAEVSEIKRQKEKLDDRVQITKREIREMELLKSELEIKKKESEKVFRKSMRKCRQSEMMWDEIQRKKQLLRKETKNRRMKLDQRLKKCRRKGEEFDSFRKKQQKKELPVENWSIDDNASIIEVYKGPEEKSRTNLMATRIEDKAETVYQSSKIANSFIDLENIRQNMNGHLENIWKEIEIMEKVTADFGIQREVLKAFEANNRTLKHNMEIIKSKVGADFGEISEEAMEERVELNHVLGNIERQSQDLALAQEKLKNERKEMEALLFEYEKKHRENQKIIRKNYCVEQKVKQMWIEVKNETKALKRTSLKRKKEMDQCMERINKERDELEILKHKMEREGQKNKEIDSCTELVEGEMKSLNTQEREKCKEVELEGLQEKLEMHKNSVLSEREELESLKDGLNKKKEEFETDMTTIREEREQLSRMKTNLERLREMLSNEKQELDGQRAVLKQKDDELMNQMKPIEMLRVKLQQLNEKMCVDLNNQMANLNNQMASLQHKNEDLQKLYTELEGKLEGLTKQKENMTGYTELLEREKQALLTLVSDMNLQEQVKENQWHQRFEQVKSEREQMENIMNSITLKQKEQERKEVELEGLQEKLEMHKNSVLSEREELESLKDGLNKKKEEFETDMTTIREEREQLSRMKTNLERLREMLSNEKQELDGQRAVLKQKDDELMNQMKPIEMLRVKLQQLNEKMCVDLNNQMARKRENNSVG, encoded by the exons ATGCAAtttgaagacagaaaaacaaagatgggcATACATGCCAAAAATGAGGCTATTGAAAGCCAAAGACAATTGACATATCAAGTAATGGAGGAGATAAAGCACATTTTGGacgagaaagaaagagagacaaaaacagttgACTATCTACGAGCGAAGACAGAGCAGCAACAGAAGGATATTGACAGTCTGACATCTGAAAAAGATGAGCAATACTTATTAATTAAAAGACTCAGGATACAGAATGTACATATAATGGAGAAACTCAAGGTGTGTAGGATTTATGACACTGAAGAAATACTGCAACTTTACAAAGTCCAggctgaaatatataaaaaaagagaaactccGGAGAGGAGACCTAATGAGATCATAGATGAGCCACAGATGTCCAAAACAACCAATTCTGATAAAATGGCATCAAAAAAAAGTATGGAACCCAAGGAAGCCATAGAACAGGTAAATCGCAAGCTGGAAGTAACAGAGAGACTGAGGACTGACAGTCTGCTTAGTCTATtagacaaaaataagaaaataatgcTCGGCATGAAGCTGGCAAAAGAACAACTTGAGATAAATATGGCAGACACAAGTCAAGAGTTAATGAGAGGTCAAAGACTTATCTTACAACATAGAGAACAAGTCGAGGATATCAAACATAACATGAATGTAATCATTAACAAGATTaagcaaaaacagacaaaaatccAAGCGGATGTTCAAACACGTGAAGCCATAGTCCCACAGATCCAAGGCAAactagaaaagaaagaaagaaaatacaccTTTGAAACTGTGAAGTTAAAACTCTGCAGAATCCTGGAGGGAAGTGATAAACTCTGTGATATGCTGAAGGAATATGACCTTGAGGAAGATGATTTGAGAAAGCTTGAGTTAAAGACGGAGACTAGTTTGGtagaaaacatgaaatctgaTCCCCAAACACATAGACAAGATAAAGAAGTAAGCATGAAGACAACACAAGACATAGAGAAAAACTTGGCACAGATACAATCTGAAAGAGATGAGATGaaccaattaaaaacaaaagtacaaGCAGAGAGACCAAACATTCAAAGAGACCGGCAGGTAGTTGAAGCAGAAATGAGTGCAATGAAATGTACAAGGGACGATATTGAAAGGGAAAAACAAGAACTTGAATATAAGTTAGaaattacaaaaagagagaTAAGAGAGATGGAAGTGCTGAAAAATGagattgaaataaagaaaaggtaCTTTGTAAAAGTGATACAAAAGAGCAAGAGAACAACAGGAGACCTCAGCAAACTGGAGGATGAGACAGAACATGATAAACAAGACATGGAGAAAAGCCAAGAGGGGAcagagggtcaaaggtcaaagtggGTGGAGTTGAACATGGAGCACAGATTTGATGAACATGGGGCACATTTTCAAATGGCTGATAAAACCAAAGAAACTCttcaattaaaagaaaatctacTTGAGAAAGACAGCAAAGGGACACGTATAAACGATCATAAAGTGAATATTGACACACAGGGAGTGTTTCCTGAGGCAGGAGAAATGGGAGAAGACACAAAGCAAGGCAGAACAGACGTTTcagaaaagagtcaactgaaatggatttgttttcaagcaaagaaaaaacaacggGAGGTTGAGCAATGGCTGGAGAAGACAATGAAAGAGAAGGATGAATTAGAAATCATGAAGATCAAGATACAACGACAAAAGGAGGAGATTCAACTAAAGCTGGAAGATACAATAACTCAAATTCTGACGGTGAAAGAGATTAAAGCTTGCATAGAAAAAACTGCAGCAGAGATGAAAAACGCACAAATGGAGTTGCTAAAAGACCAAAGCAAGATGaaggaaaacaagaaagaagTTGAAAAATTAATG gttaAGATGACTTCAATTAAAGCGCAGATCAGCAAGTGGAAGTTGACGGTTTCTTCAATCAGAAAGCCTTCTACAATAAATCCCTTCACACTTCAAGAAcctcagacagaaacacacggAGACTCCCTCAGAGATCTAACTTTCAAAATTGTAGAAGAAAGAGCGGAAGATGCTACTACAAACGAGGCCACAACATTAGTGATTAATGTACAACAAAAAGCAGAAGTCGATAAGGAGATGACAAAACTTAAGGAAAAAGAGGATATAATAAGGAAGCAAATAATATATGCTATGGAGAATATTAAGGAAGAAAATCAAGAGATTAAAAGAATCATCATGGAAATTAATGACCTGCAGAGCCAGAGACCAGAGACTCCAACCTTGATTCAAACCAGAAATAAAGTGGAAAGAGACACTGGACTGCTgatagaaacagaaaacaaagacatattGAAGGTTAAAAACGCTCAAGAAGAAAGTGATGAGATTGCCTTGAAAACACAAGATGCTgagaagcaaaaacaaagtcaacagtCAAGTGAAGATCTACAGACGAACACTGAAGAAAAGGTTGTACGTTcttgtaaacagaaaacaggaaatgatgacATACAAAGACTTAGAATGGAGATTGATCAAACACAAGGATTACTAATGACACTGTTAAATctcaaacttgaaaaaaaagcaaatgaaagGAAAACTGACAAAGAGCAAGTAGATGGAGAATCTGGTGTTGAAGCATTGCTCCAAGATATTAAACAATTACAAGATCTTTTGAAAGAGGTTaataaaatattgatgaagaatAAAATACCTTTGAAGGAAGAAAGTGGCaatattaaaatgatgaaaattggagcaagaaaacaaaaaaaagaactggaCCAGAAGCTTGAGAAAACATTGAGAGAAAGAGACGAGTTGGAAATCTTTAAGATAAAAATTAAGAGACAAGCTGATGCCGTTGAGAAGACGTTGAAGAAAATAGCACAACTTAACATCACCATCGACAAAGTGGCTGCTAGTACTCAAAAGAAAAGTGATGACTTAAAAATGAATATGATAGAGACTGATGTGAAACTCAAATATTTAGTAGAAGTGAAGAATAAGATTGAGTCTACTAAACAAACACTGGAAAATGGCCATCTTTTATTATCCAAGGAAAGAGCTGACCTTAAAAAATTCAAGACTGAAATCAGGCAGCAAAGTTGTAGAAATACTGCCTTGGAAACTGTTGATACTAAGGGAGACAAAAAGATATGTGTCAGACcagaaacaaatccaaacaaagaAAGAGTAATAAAACCAATCGTaagcaaaaacaaagcagaattGTTAGATGAAATCATGATTCTCacgtcaaaaaacaaaacacttcaggAGGACAATGACTTAAAAACAATCAGTTTGAAGCATAAAAACTGCGAAATTGAAGAGCTTAAAATGGAAAGAAGTGAGCATTTGAAACAAAAGGAAGACTTAAAAAAGATTAAGATGTTGAAACAACAGActgaaaaagaaagggaaaatatAAGAATAGTAAGAGAACACGCCATGGCAGAGGTAAGTGAGatcaaaagacagaaagaaaagctcGATGACAGAGTGCAAAtaactaaaagagaaataagagaaatgGAGCTTCTAAAGTCAGAACTAGaaatcaagaaaaaagaaagtgaaaaggTGTTTAGGAAAAGCATGAGAAAATGTAGGCAGAGTGAGATGATGTGGGAtgaaattcaaagaaaaaagcaaTTACTGAGGaaagagaccaaaaacagaAGAATGAAATTAGACCAAAGATTAAAGAAATGCAGGAGAAAAGGGGAGGAGTTTGAtagcttcagaaaaaaacaacagaagaaagagTTACCTGTTGAGAACTGGAGTATTGACGATAACGCTTCTATAATCGAAGTATACAAAGGACCTGAAGAGAAAAGTCGGACAAACCTAATGGCGACAAGAATCGAGGACAAAGCTGAAACGGTATATCAAAGCTCAAAAATCGCTAATTCCTTTATTGACCTTGAAAACATAAGACAAAATATGAATGGACATTTGGAAAATATTTGGAAGGAAATAGAGATAATGGAAAAAGTAACTGCTGATTTTGGAATACAAAGAGAAGTGCTCAAGGCATTTGAAGCTAACAACAGgactttaaaacacaacatggaaataataaagtctaaagtAGGGGCCGATTTTGGAGAAATAAGTGAAGAAGCAATGGAAGAGAGGGTTGAATTGAACCATGTGTTGGGAAATATTGAAAGACAATCACAGGATCTTGCACTTGCtcaagaaaaattaaaaaatgaaagaaaggagATGGAAGCACTGTtgtttgaatatgaaaaaaaacacagggaaaaTCAAAAGATAATCCGAAAAAACTATTGTGTAGagcaaaaagtaaaacagatgTGGATTGaggtaaaaaatgaaacaaaagctcTAAAAAGAACAAGtctgaagagaaagaaagagatggacCAGTGCATGGAAAGGATCAACAAAGAGAGGGACGAACTTGAGATCCTGAAACATAAAATGGAAAGAGAagggcaaaaaaacaaagaaattgaTAGTTGCACTGAGCTGGTGGAGGGAGAAATGAAAAGTCTGAATACTCAAGAGCGAGAAAAGTGTAAGGAAGTTGAGCTTGAAGGGCTACAAGAGAAACTGGAAATGCACAAGAACAGTGTactgtcagaaagagaagaactggaaagtttgaaggacggtctcaacaagaagaaagaagagtttgaaactgatatgaccaccatcagggaagagagagaacaactcaGTCGGATGAAGACTAATCTGGAGAGGCTACGAGAAATGctttccaatgaaaaacaggaactagATGGACAAAGGgctgtgctgaaacagaaagatgatgaactgatgaatcaaatgaaaccaatagaaatgctgagagtcaaacttcaacagctgaatgaaaagatgTGTGTAGACCTGAATAACCAAATGGcca ACCTGAATAACCAAATGGccagtttgcagcacaaaaaTGAAGATCTTCAAAAGCTTTACACTGAACTGGAAGGGAAGCTTGAAGGACtcaccaaacagaaagaaaacatgactggttacactgagctgttggagagagaaaagcaagccTTGTTAACGCTTGTGTCAGACATGAATCTCCAggaacaagtcaaagaaaaccaatgGCATCAGAGGTTTGAG caggtaaagtcagaaagagaacaaatggaaaacatcatgaactcgatcaccttgaaacaaaaagaacaagagcgTAAGGAAGTTGAGCTTGAAGGGCTACAAGAGAAACTGGAAATGCACAAGAACAGTGTactgtcagaaagagaagaactggaaagtttgaaggacggtctcaacaagaagaaagaagagtttgaaactgatatgaccaccatcagggaagagagagaacaactcaGTCGGATGAAGACTAATCTGGAGAGGCTACGAGAAATGctttccaatgaaaaacaggaactagATGGACAAAGGgctgtgctgaaacagaaagatgatgaactgatgaatcaaatgaaaccaatagaaatgctgagagtcaaacttcaacagctgaatgaaaagatgTGTGTAGACCTGAATAACCAAATGGCCA ggaagagagagaacaactcaGTCGGATGA